One genomic segment of Marinitoga piezophila KA3 includes these proteins:
- a CDS encoding EpsG family protein, giving the protein MIYLIPSIIVILLNSFIYKKYYAKNYYKKAVLFFGSSIFVFISSLRYKTGTDWTAYYDFFNKITNDNYYSFYFEPLFKVFSILIKNINSNFNFYLFCISINFVFLILIIDKILSMTNMYYNKSILFLSVYLYTFSYYMGGIRQQISFFFSTVSLFYLLKNKKILSLIFFIIGFLFHYSAILFLVNYIIYHYTSDKKNTFLTISFKKGVLILIIFFILIYGIFETPIFTLSFGNSNLIKKYIISYRGNSSINSILNYSLRNFILIFERVIILIIIFLVRKNYTCNKISKFFFIMYIFGSIFYIFFMFIARNIAGRGILYFRYADIFFFSTLSEPIAKTFFNKNSIKHQNLSKFISTLILLYLLIRFYVTILVANKIFYYPYKNIVF; this is encoded by the coding sequence ATGATTTATTTAATCCCTAGTATTATCGTAATTTTATTAAATTCTTTTATTTATAAAAAATATTATGCTAAAAATTATTACAAAAAAGCAGTTTTATTTTTTGGAAGTAGTATATTTGTGTTTATTTCTAGTTTGAGATATAAAACAGGAACTGATTGGACTGCATATTATGATTTTTTTAATAAAATTACCAATGATAATTATTATAGCTTTTATTTTGAGCCACTTTTTAAAGTGTTTTCCATTTTAATAAAAAATATAAATTCAAACTTTAATTTTTATTTGTTTTGTATTTCTATAAATTTCGTTTTTTTGATCTTAATCATAGATAAAATCTTAAGTATGACAAACATGTATTATAATAAATCTATTTTGTTTTTATCGGTTTATTTATATACATTTTCATATTATATGGGCGGAATTCGACAACAAATATCTTTTTTCTTTTCAACTGTATCCTTGTTTTATTTATTAAAAAATAAAAAAATACTATCTTTAATTTTCTTTATTATAGGATTTTTATTTCATTATTCAGCAATTTTATTTTTGGTTAATTATATCATTTATCATTATACATCAGATAAAAAGAATACTTTTCTAACAATTTCTTTTAAAAAAGGAGTTTTAATTTTAATCATTTTTTTTATATTAATTTATGGCATATTCGAAACACCAATATTTACTCTTTCATTTGGAAATTCTAATCTGATAAAAAAATATATAATTTCTTATCGAGGTAATTCTTCTATAAACTCAATATTAAATTATTCATTAAGAAATTTTATTTTAATCTTTGAAAGAGTCATTATTTTAATAATAATTTTTCTTGTTAGAAAAAATTATACCTGTAATAAAATATCTAAATTTTTCTTTATTATGTATATTTTTGGTTCTATATTTTATATATTTTTTATGTTTATAGCTCGAAATATTGCCGGAAGAGGCATTTTATATTTTAGATATGCAGATATTTTTTTCTTTTCTACATTATCTGAACCTATAGCAAAAACTTTTTTTAACAAAAATTCTATTAAACATCAGAATTTATCAAAATTTATATCTACTTTAATATTGTTATATTTACTTATTAGATTTTATGTTACTATTTTAGTTGCAAATAAAATTTTTTATTATCCATATAAAAATATAGTATTTTAG
- a CDS encoding glycosyltransferase family 4 protein yields the protein MKILIISSNYLCEFSGGGLGLRKIIEGLNNIDFIDEIGLINREEINTSKCPIFFHKLKKIYFFKNNKFINLKSKIYGEATFLNLYWEKIKKIIDEYDILFFQGTRFGSIVKNVKSIFRNKKIIVQVENFEYKYSKIYYNNKFFLKIIQPIEMLNVKKNEYLSLYYSDIILFLTKLDRDEIIQFYSLDKELLFKEKSFIVPHAQKQKVSLKKIEVNLHKKIKNIIYNKELRILFTGSFDYKPNIEAANFLLKVFNKIPNINKKYKFILIFAGRNANKLNIKKSKNIEIYNNLNDEEMSKIFLSSDIYISPVFKGSGMKTKIAEAMSYGLPILSSYHSIIGYDYIIENLKNINFIKLFNDNDIEDFLDNFSFLLNLIENNYAELSYEAYNTFSEKYSIEYFSENLKRILDTLIYNKEMNE from the coding sequence ATGAAAATTTTAATTATTAGTTCTAACTATTTATGTGAGTTTTCTGGTGGAGGGTTAGGGTTACGAAAAATAATAGAAGGGCTAAATAATATAGATTTTATTGATGAGATTGGATTGATTAATAGGGAAGAAATTAATACAAGTAAATGTCCTATATTTTTCCATAAGCTTAAAAAAATTTATTTTTTTAAAAATAATAAGTTTATAAATTTAAAAAGTAAAATTTATGGTGAAGCAACATTTTTAAATTTATATTGGGAAAAAATTAAAAAAATTATAGATGAGTACGATATTCTTTTTTTTCAAGGAACTAGATTTGGGTCAATTGTAAAAAATGTAAAAAGCATATTTAGAAATAAAAAAATAATTGTTCAAGTTGAAAATTTTGAATATAAATATTCTAAAATATATTATAATAATAAATTTTTCTTAAAAATTATACAACCAATTGAAATGTTAAATGTGAAAAAAAATGAATATTTATCCCTTTATTATAGTGATATTATTTTATTTTTGACAAAGTTAGATAGGGATGAAATTATACAGTTTTATTCTTTAGATAAAGAATTATTGTTTAAAGAAAAATCTTTTATAGTGCCTCATGCCCAAAAACAAAAGGTTTCGTTAAAAAAAATAGAAGTTAATTTACATAAAAAAATTAAAAATATCATATATAATAAAGAATTACGAATTTTATTTACTGGAAGTTTTGATTATAAACCGAATATTGAAGCTGCAAATTTTCTTCTAAAGGTTTTTAATAAAATACCCAATATAAATAAAAAGTATAAATTTATTTTAATTTTTGCAGGTAGAAATGCAAATAAATTAAATATTAAAAAATCAAAAAATATAGAAATTTATAATAATTTAAATGATGAGGAAATGTCAAAAATCTTTTTGTCTAGCGATATTTATATATCACCTGTTTTTAAAGGAAGTGGAATGAAAACTAAAATAGCAGAAGCCATGTCTTATGGACTTCCAATATTATCTAGTTATCATTCTATAATAGGATATGATTATATTATAGAAAATTTAAAAAACATAAACTTTATTAAACTTTTTAATGATAATGATATAGAAGATTTTTTGGATAATTTTTCTTTCTTGTTAAATTTAATAGAAAATAATTATGCCGAGTTATCATATGAAGCATATAATACATTTTCTGAAAAATATTCTATAGAATATTTTTCAGAAAATTTAAAGCGTATTTTAGATACCCTTATCTATAATAAGGAGATGAATGAGTAA